From one Streptomyces mobaraensis genomic stretch:
- a CDS encoding methyltransferase domain-containing protein: MSEPSLGGETPSRPRASLRTAVVWEVLRDALDRRAEADGGLEVLDAGGGSGQFAVEVARLGHRVTVVDPSPNALFALERRAAEAGVADRVRGVQGDTQGLFDVVGRGAYDAVLCHGVLEYVDDPAEGLRAVAAALRPSGVLSLLAAGLGGAVLARALAGHFTEARQALTDPAGHWGAGDPVPRRFTADQLSDLVTGAGLDVTAVHGVRVFADLVPGVLVDAQPGARDALARLEAEAAALPAFHAVATQLHVLAERV; encoded by the coding sequence GTGTCCGAGCCTTCCCTGGGTGGGGAGACCCCATCGCGTCCCCGCGCGTCCCTGCGTACCGCCGTGGTCTGGGAGGTCCTGCGGGACGCCCTCGACCGGCGGGCCGAGGCTGATGGGGGTCTTGAGGTCCTCGACGCGGGCGGCGGCAGCGGCCAGTTCGCCGTCGAGGTGGCCCGCCTCGGCCACCGGGTCACCGTCGTCGACCCCAGCCCCAACGCGCTGTTCGCGCTGGAGCGCCGGGCCGCCGAGGCCGGCGTCGCCGACCGGGTGCGCGGCGTCCAGGGCGATACCCAGGGCCTGTTCGACGTGGTCGGCCGCGGCGCGTACGACGCCGTCCTCTGCCACGGCGTCCTGGAGTACGTGGACGACCCCGCCGAAGGCCTGCGGGCCGTCGCCGCCGCCCTGCGCCCCTCCGGCGTGCTCAGCCTGCTCGCCGCCGGCCTCGGCGGCGCGGTCCTCGCCCGCGCCCTCGCCGGCCACTTCACCGAGGCCCGGCAGGCCCTCACCGACCCTGCCGGGCACTGGGGCGCCGGCGACCCGGTGCCGCGCCGCTTCACCGCCGACCAGCTCTCGGACCTGGTCACCGGCGCCGGCCTGGACGTCACCGCCGTGCACGGCGTCCGCGTCTTCGCCGACCTCGTCCCCGGCGTTCTCGTGGACGCCCAGCCCGGTGCCCGGGACGCCCTGGCCCGGCTGGAGGCCGAGGCGGCGGCGCTCCCCGCCTTCCACGCGGTGGCCACCCAGCTCCACGTCCTGGCCGAACGGGTCTGA
- a CDS encoding SAV_6107 family HEPN domain-containing protein: MARSRSDVRLSPGTGVWDVPPPARATAPPAVAEHLAQARQALVEAAALDAPHERFATAHLAALRTAAAVLAARGRPETTARRRHRIRSAWEILPEAVPELAEWSALFAAGAARRARAEAGIASAADEREADELLRAAATFLRLVERGLVHQPRLPAQPAPGRGGVG; the protein is encoded by the coding sequence ATGGCCCGCAGCAGGAGCGACGTCCGCCTTTCCCCGGGCACGGGCGTGTGGGACGTGCCCCCGCCCGCCCGCGCCACCGCCCCGCCCGCCGTCGCCGAGCACCTCGCCCAGGCCCGGCAGGCCCTGGTGGAGGCCGCCGCCCTCGACGCCCCGCACGAGCGGTTCGCCACCGCCCACCTCGCCGCACTGCGCACCGCCGCAGCCGTGCTCGCCGCGCGGGGCCGGCCGGAGACCACGGCCCGCCGGCGGCACCGGATCCGCAGCGCCTGGGAGATCCTCCCCGAGGCGGTGCCCGAACTCGCCGAGTGGAGCGCCCTCTTCGCCGCCGGCGCCGCCCGCCGGGCGCGGGCCGAGGCCGGCATAGCGTCGGCGGCGGACGAGCGGGAGGCCGACGAGCTGCTGCGCGCGGCGGCGACGTTCCTGCGGCTCGTCGAACGGGGGCTGGTCCACCAGCCCCGGCTCCCCGCACAACCGGCCCCCGGCCGCGGCGGGGTGGGGTGA